DNA from Rosa rugosa chromosome 6, drRosRugo1.1, whole genome shotgun sequence:
agttttctcttattctttGGTGGACTCTCAAATTTATTACTTGTAAACCTAGATTACTTCCAACCGAGTCAAAATGCATCACTCACTATAGAGGCCCTATCTTGGAATTGGTTGATTAGCATAatctattttcctttttttttttttcttcttcttttttttgaactTGCTTTTTTATCCTTGATGGTATTATTGTCGAGAGACTGTCTTTCGTAAGGCAATTAGACCACTAAATTCGTTTAGTCTTCTATAATTTTGAGTTATAATTGATGAGACGTACGTGTCACATAATATGATCGTCTTAGTATAGACTTTTACACTACATGTAATATATAATTTGAACGATTCTTATATGAGATTATGGCCCTCATAGTTGCTACTTTGTGTGGTTAGTACTTATATTTTTATAAAACTACGGTAGAgtattttcaaagaaaaaaaataaaagacttatATACTAGATACATACACGAAGCACTACTATTGTAAATGACTATTTGAAGCATCCAGGTGTACTCCGAAATAAAGTCGAACTAGATAAGGCTGCTCTAACCAAATGTAACACGATGCATACAAAGCAAATCTTCATGGAAGTGGTGATCAGTTCATGACTTTCATAAATGGAATAGCTTGTAACAAGCAGGCTTTTTATCAACAAGCAAAAGGCATACACGTGAGATACCCATATGTGATATATTCAtatcatttattttattatttataaagAGCTTAGCTCAAAGACGTGCCtagcaagaatatatatatatatatatatatatatatatatatatatatacaggacAGATCAagggcggacgtccgcactgtcgctaaagtgcggacgtcgacgcagcaggCGGCTTCCAGGCGGCGACGATGGCGCGgggcttgcaggagggaggccggaggcgtcccGGACCGTTCTGGGCACcattcgaggtcggaggaggtcgggcttgccggtttctgggcagccacctcacctgcaactgcaggttctgtgcagcacccaaaactcgtcgccggcgactccacccgaccgcagacccctccgcacgacccctgGCCTCCCTCTGGCGAGCCGCGCCGCGCCGTTGCCCgtcgatcgaggccggagcagcgacgtccgcactttttctgggttgcggacgtccgctctcgaacggctccgtgtatatatatatatatatatatatatatatatatattattaagagaataagTTTTGTTagctaaaattaaaatttttaacaGATTTGACCctgaaatatttaaaaaaatttagaataaattaaatcacaagagTAAATATAACAATTATAAAGttgatttttattaagaaaattaaaaaaaaaatatcccaCAAttcccacttttctctctcactattttatctctacaataactgttttattttattttattaattttcttaaataaaaaaCTATTACACATGCAGTGCAGAGCATGTATGAAAAaagctagtatatatatatatatatactagccttGGCCTACACACACCGCGTGTAGCaaagttggtttttttttttttgggtagttAAAAATAGTGGGAGTTTTCACCCTCCATGTTTCCAccacatttaatttttttttttttattttatattttattaattgaCTTTATTATCCCTATTAATTCTTTATGATTCAAAGTATTTTAATATATTAAGGGTAAAttagtaaaaaaaataattatggagagcaagctcttttctcttaatatataatagtctgcaatcacatgctctgcatgtgtaagaaaaattttaattgtaaaaaaaaaaaaaagttatctacaaaagaaaatagatctgttattgcagagagaaaatagtgggagagaaaagtggaggttgtgggataatttcttttcaattttcttaataaaatctattttataattgtcctatttacccttataatttaatttattatcaaagttttttaatctttcagggttaaatctatcaaaattttcagttttggctaacaaagcctcttctcttaataatagtatagatatatatactatatatatacagatctgtatatatagtatacagatcctatccagagcgaggcctcgctttgaaattaaagtgcaaggttggagtttagggtcacttttcggtctcatatccacatctcgaccgttcagcttttaagtactaatgtatagatcatctctacaaaatttcagccaaattaatgctctttaaggtatctaactaaCTTAAAtaaatggacgaactgaatctgtccaacctgaaccgtactagctttaagacaactatcaatgccttaacaaccatcaatttagctgaaattacacacacacacacacatatatatgtgtgtgtagcctttgctttttttttccGCATTATTAATTTTCATTAAAACGAAAAACTAAATATTAATTTGTTCATTTTATTTCATTGATGAAATGATTAAAGAGGGCAGAGAATCTGTACTATGCAAGTGAACTTCTCCATaagtgtagagagagagagagggggagagagcgagcaaaacaaaaacaagaagattTGCAAAGAGTCATATACACGATAGCGATCCAATCACTCTGTGACTGAAGGCTTTCAGAGTTAGCCATTGATTCGTCTGGTCCACATCTCCCTCCTTCTGAGCGAAAAATATACCTTCAATCTTTCTTACAGTCCTCCGCTCCCTCACACTACGCGGGAAGTCGTGGAACAACAACAAGGAAACACAAACACTAAAAGCACTGAGCACAAAAGCACTGCCGCAGTAGTACAATCAtgattcctcctcctcctcccacccTAATCATACCACATTGTACATAATACACTCTCTCTCACACGCTAAGCTGTCAATGTGACAAATCAAAATTTTGAGCTCTTAATTATGTGATTAATGGACTGAAGCGTCGCAGTCATGGCAGTTCCACAACCACGACTTTTTTCCCTCTCTTGCTTTACTCTCTCGCGTATTACTTTTAACTAACTGGGAGCTAGCTAAGCTATGAGCCCTATTCTTTCTTTTCGACTTTCCCTGTTGGAGGTTTCGCTGCAAACATTAACCATGAATTCAAACACCCTTGTGACTTCGTGAGTATGAACAATATAACAACCAAAAACCAAAGCTAGTTCTTCTGGTTCTGCTCTATGTCTTAACTTTCTCTTTAGCTTTCAAGTCTTAAATTTCTTCTGGGCCCATTTTGAGAGAGTATGGGTGAAACCAAAGGAGATAACCCCAATAAGCAGCAACAACAACCGCAACAAATTTCAGCCTCTCCAAATGACCCCCTTGAAGAAGCATCACCATTAACCGTAGTTGTGACCGGAGCTACTGCTCCCTTTAACATTCCGGCTCCATTATATGTTCCAATCAGTGGTGCAACATCTTCTTCATTACCCTTTGATCAACAACAATTTGAGGCGGTGAATCCCAAGAGACCTAGATACACCAGTACCGGCCAATGGAAGCTTCTACCATCTCCGTCTTCCCAACAGAAACAGACTCCTACCCAAACCCCGTCCCCGAACCCGAAAACCCATCCCCAATCACACACTACTACCGGAGCTTCTTCCTCGGATACAGCCTCATCCCCACCGCACTCTCCTCTCCCGTCTCTCTCCGCAACCTCAGGCCAAGACACAACCAAAacagaaggagaagaacaaaACCCATCTCTTCACCGCAGTCAATTCCGAAGAGGCAAGTATGTCAGCCCGGTTTGGAAGCCCCACGAGATGTTGTGGCTAGCCAAGGCTTGGAGGGCTGTTTATCAAAGCCAAGGCTCAGACGGGTCCGGTTCATCTTCAAGAACGGAACACCACTCAGATATCACTGGTCAACCCACCAGAGCCAAAACAAGGGCTGATAAGGACAAGGAAGTAGCCGAGTTTCTTCAGAAGAATGGGATCAACCGAGACGCGAAAACAGCCGGTACAAAATGGGATAACATGCTGGGTGAGTTTAGAAAAGTCTATGAGTGGGAAAGAGGAGCTGAGAGAGAACAAATTGGGAACAAGAGCTATTTTAGGCTTTCTCCTTACGAGAGGAAGCTTCACAGATTGCCTGCTTCTTTTGATGAAGAGGTATTTGATGAGCTCGCACAGTTTATGGGGTCCAGAATGAGGACTCCTCCGATCAGCAGAACCAGTGATAGCACACGGACTCAATCTCTTTATGTCACCACAAGTACTATTTTGCCGCAACCACCTTCTTTCAGAGACGACGACCTCCCTCTCTCAGGTATTTCATCAAACAATTAGAGaacatatgtatgtatatgtttgCACGTAGAAAAAGAATGGGAATTTACTGTGGATGATGATATGATCTATGATATGTAGGTAGGGCAAGGCAGCTAATGATCATGAGCGGTGGTGGGGAAGTACCTTTTTACCCCAGTGGAAGATCGGGGAGCCTGTTAGGGTTTGATCATCTACCTCCCTATCATCACCAATCTTCACTAGACTACGCTGCAGGTGTTTCTTCATCGATTTCATCTTTGACGAAGGAGCTTCGTCGAATTGGGAAGATTAGGATGACATGGGAAGAATCCGTTAGTTTGTGGGCTGAAGAAGGTGAGCACCACCGTGGGAGGGTCAAGATTCAAGGCGGCTCCAGCTTCTTGAATGCGGACGAGCTCGCTTTCTTTGATGATTCCATGGTTGCTTGCACCATGGAAGCTTTTGAAGATGGCACTCTTAGAGGTTTCTCTGTTGACCGTTTTGTTTCTGGTCAACAAGTCAAGGTCTTTGGCAGACGAAAGCCATCCACCCCAGGTATGAAAACGACGACGTCCTGCTCTTTCATGTTCCCATGTTACAAATTTAATCTTGGTAGTTCTGACGTTGTACTGTTAGTTAAGGGACTTTTACTTTCATATTCAGATATTCTTATTTGACAATCAAATCTTGGTTAGTTCAACACCTAACATTGCGTTAATTAATGTCAAGGCTTCACAGAGAAGACCCTTCCCTTTGCCGAATCCTCTATAAGATGTAAGTGTTTTCAGAATTGGGAACTTGATTATAACTAGGGTTATTTTATGTTTAAAACGTGCATATAATTAATTACGACCTGGTTTAATCTTTTGCAGCAATGCCCCCATGGGAATTTCAAGACCCAAGTGAGTACTACATTACTTGTCTTCGAGTTCCACCCCCATCGCTTCCACGCTTATCCGAGCTTTCAAGCTACTTACTACAGCCACCTCCCGAGGAGCTCCGATTTCCACTCCGAAAAGACGTTTACCGGGACTTGCCACAGGGGAGAGAGACTTTCTTCACTGCATCAAATGATTCGCTAGATTGTAGAGCCATCACGTACGATATTGTAAGCCCCATTATTCGAAGCAACTATGGTCTTAGTGCTGCCACCAGTAGAGACTCCTTCATTGGCCTTTGGGATGACTGCATCAATAGGTTCGTGTCCAAGTTTTGTTGCGTCGACATGGTCTTCATTCGAAAGGCTACTTCTTCAATATCAATAACTGAAGCTTTGCAAGATCAATGGCCAAATGTGACAGGGTTCGTTAAAAACTATTGTTTGTGGAGAGGGGAGGAGATTGATCAAGTAAGAGACAGTCACATTCATCCTTCCAAATCATTAGCGGAGAAACTTCAATGGACATATAATGATCTTCCTTACATTTTCGGGTACTACTCTATAGGTGATGCGGTCACATTTTGTGCGTTAAGTAAAGGAGGACAAGATCGAATTATTGAGACTAATTTACACACGATTGATCTATCTTTGCCATCGGATAGACTCAAAGCCCTAGTCCTTTGTTACAGAGTTGCTGGGTTATTGCCATTGCTAGCCGATAGATGCTTCAACATAAACAGTGGGACTACTAGTACTAGCAATGGGGCCGCTGCAAGTTACAAGTTTATGTTCGGTCCTTATAGTGATTTTGAGAGGGTTGATTTGGGTAATGGAAATATTGTTGAGTTGACCCCAAATACAGTGACCAGATTTTTCTCCAACCAAAGGAAGTGGTCAGCGGTAAAAGAAATCTACGATTTCCTTGATCACAGAATACCCCATGCAGAGTACATTCACAGGTCCTCGGAGAAAGACTTGGCCTTGGTTTTCAAGCCAAGAGGGTGCAAGTTCAAGCCAAGAAACTGCGACGAGCTCGTGGAGGCGCTCAAGTACGTGACCAAAGCTCTGGTGGCGCTGCACGACTTGTCGTTCATGCACAGGGACATATGCTGGGACAAGGTGATGAGGAGCACGGAGAGGGACAACGAGTGGCTCCTTTGTGGGTTCGACGAGGCGGTTGGGGCACCACAGTTGAATCCGTACCAGGTTGCTGCGGCGGAGCGTGGCGAACACGCACCGGAGCTGGAGAGGGCGTTGCATGGGGTGAAAGTGGACGTGTGGGGTGTGGGTCATCTGGTGAGGACTTGTGGGTTGGCAGGTGTGCCAAAGATGCTGAGGGAGCTCCAGAATCGGTGTTTGGACCAAAACCCAGAGCTTAGGCCAACTGCAGCCGACTGCTACCACCACCTGCTTCAGCTGCAGTCGTCACTGTCAGTTGTCACCGCTATGATGTGACTACTGGGTTTTTACAGTTTTACAGGATTGGGTTGTGCATGGTATCACATGGCTCTCTATAAATGGCCACCCtttatttgtttcttgtttgggttttgtttttgttggtttGCTAATTTGATACCTTAAAATGAAAATGAGAAGGGAGGATTTGTTGTCAAAGGGATTTATTGGTTTATGAGGAGAAGAATAGGCGGCGGCTACTGCAGGCTGGTTAAAAGTGACTACTGCTCTCAAATCAAAGTCAGGCAGAGAGAGTTCGGAAAATTTGAAAGCTTAGATGTCGGTTTTGATTGGAGCATACGTCTCTCTGCAAGTGTGCTTAGGGCAGGATAGGGGATGGGTTTGTTTGACATGGACAAGGGATTTTAAAGTCTTTTTAGCCCTGGATAAATTCACAATTCCTTTTTCTCTACCTCTCTCATTTATGATTTTTGGCTGCAATTTTTTAGTCTAATTTGTTGCCTGTTTCAATGACAATCAGCTTATCatgctcaattttttttttaatgaaggcatagccaatatatatatatatataatttttattttattttttatttttttataaaagaTGATTAAAGGGTTTCACTCTTGCTCTCATGGTGACTCGAatccatgacttcgtacataggtagtggcaTAGTCAATATATTGATCTCAAGTTAGAAtggtcattacatatccttctgctgtCATTCgttagacagacaagaagttgtggtgGTACCACAATGATATATAGGGATAGTTCACTCATTatacaaccagtgctcacttagaAAAAAACGAGCCTATCCGCTATAACACAACACATAGCAAAAtaggcacaaaaaaaaaaaaaaaaaacagtacaTAGCTCTCTAATAAAGTAGGAAattgttagaaagaaaaaaatctatCTAAATAGCAGCCCAAATGGCCCAACGAACAGCCCAGACCCAATGAAGCCCAACAACAAACCCAACTATCCCTGCCTCAACCCTCCGTGCAGCTCTGTCACGAACACCAGACTACATCCGCTATCACCGCTGTCAGAAAAAGGCGCCCCACCGTCCTCCACCTTGATGCCACCAAACAGCGGAGCTCCACTGCTAAGGGCCTGGAAAAGCCTCGCCCACGCGCGTCTGACAACAAATCGAAAACCAACACACAGGACTTTACTTGCCACAGAGCATCAAAAACAGATTCAAGCCGAAACACCACTGTCAGGTCTCCGAGCATAGCCATCTTGGGAACCTAGCCTTAAGAACCATcatcacccgtccggcagcagccaTAGGACAGCAGCGCGACCAAAGGTCAACACTGTTGCCAGCCACCACCGGACAAATCTGGATTGGGAACAGCGGAAGTCGACTAGGTATAGAAAGGGAGAGCCTTATCATGCTCATATTGAGTTTAAGTAGGGTGTGTAAATTGGCCATAATAGAGTAGGGTGAAGATATGTGATACCAATTTATTTTCAAGACGTGATTACAAAGATATTTTTTTCACCCGTTGAGAGATTTTTGcattgagaaattttaaatacacaccccaaactacttaatacacatccctattattttatatttcaaatcagattttatatgtaagttaaatgaccaaaatagacatctatgtattaaaagaaaaataataataataatcatatgttccttatattattctataattataaacacaatgaatttctatacatgacATCTGAAAGATCTAGAGAAAATGTAAAACGAAGAAAGAAAAGTAGCTGATATTGATCTTAATTGTTCAAAGTACACACCGACAAGGCTTATATAGTAGCTAGGATAGAGAGAGAAGCTAGCCTACGTGGAGGACAGCTGTAGGCCAGTATGAAGACACTAATGCAACTAACTATAGTTAATTAACCGCTAATTAGAACAAACTAATTACCCTAATTAGCAGACTAATAACTAGAGAATTATTATAACCCTAACagcatcctcatttaaaacaagaataaagttagaaaccatctaatttaaattttccttaaatgaattgtaattaaatggggtgagataCCATGTAATTCAGAATTACGAAATCAAtagcattaaatgtttttaaaacatatcgctttactccaactttttagttcttttttttttatctataaGTGATTATTAGacaatttattatctaatataaaacatcacaggtataaaactttgtaattgttaatgtatttgaccatccaatgacaacttcgtagttccgccattgtggagaaactacttatacaattttggttgaatgttcgattcaaaattttatacttgatcaaaagGATGTTtagtggatgagaactcaaataatataaaacctatttctaagcatctatttgaactttgaagggaacaataatgaatccttatcgatttcccaataactaacacaagtaattaatatggtcaattatatatactaatcaaatgttaaataatagtgtatttcttggtttttaagtttaaggatattttaagtaatttgggttgtgtatttagtaaaatgttagaatgagaaattaaatgataggtgtattgagtaaagagtgtgcattaagtaattagaggtgtgtatttaaaacttctcttttGCATTaaattatatatactaatcaaatgttaaataatagtgtatttcttggtttttaagtttaaggatattttaggtaatttgggttgtgtatttagtaaaatgttagaatgagaaattaaatgattGGTGTATTGAGTAAAGagtgtgcattaagtaattagaggtgtgtatttaaaacttctcttttGCATTAAAGGATTTAATGATCTTACATATTTTTAACAAATTTTCCGAGTaaataattttcaattttaaaatGTAGCTCGTTAGAAAGAGCATTGTAAAACACTTTCATAAGGTAAGAATTTTGATTACTTACACTTCCGTTCaaatttttattaattgtttAATAGTGTCACCTTAAATTAAATCTAATAGTTGTACAATGCAAAGATCTTAAAATGATTATATGCACACACCACCGTCAATAATTCACCAAATTAGGGATGTAGCATACAAACGGTGAAATTAAATTATCTTTGAATTTGTCATTTCTTTCGCAAAATCGTGAAATTACCTAATTCATGTTATAAAGTGTTGGGTCACAATTTCGATATGCAATTGTGCCTCAAAACTATCCATAATTTCCATGTGCCAACAAAAATTATCACTACATACCACAATGCACGTAATTACTAGAAGGTTGGGTTAGTGTAGTGGGAAGTTCAAGTCCAGCTTAGTTACATTAAGGTATGGGCATctaatttttccaaaaaaagaCTAAACCAATTCATTTTGGGTTTTCAATTCTTGATAGTTTCCGAAGTGAAGACCAATTCTTATTATTCAAAACTTCCTGTCCCTTCAGTTGTATATTTGTACATTCATTCTAATTTTCTCTATAGGCGAAAGCCCTAGTTAAGGAGATGAACTTTTATCCTTGTGGGTTCAATAATTTCTAGCTTAATCCACTATTTTGTAGTTTGTAACCATCGCACTTGAAAGTAACTTTAACGCTAACATAAAATATACTAGAAACTGCTCACACCCGTGGGTGGttaatttttggaaaataatatatattttttaaattatttaaataaattttattttttttatcgcTGACAATTAGATAGATATATAAAATTATCTAATATTTAATTTGAAGGtataaaagcaaaaaaaataaaaaataaatagctaacaaaacctcttttCTCAGGgttttaataatagtatagacaGCTAGTGAAATTTAGCTCCCTCTAAATTTCTCTTAGGATATTGTTTCTCAAAATCACCAAAAATAATTATCCTTTATTTTGTAATCTTGATGCATTCATACATAGACAATACTGCGCGCTGATGataaaagagagattgaaaTTTACACTCCTTATTTTACAATACACacttcatatttatttttttggtaactTCAACTTTGTCTTTAGTAACTTAACTTTTGTATATTTATAAGAactataattaaaaataaaaagaaagagtgtggattgtaaaatagagagtgtggatttcactcctcTAAAAGAGAGATGCGATGAGTAGCATATATCAATCGCATCTATAGCCTGCCCCTCTCTTTACATACTTCGAAGAAACATATCCTCTCTTCTTTATCTCTCACCTATCCCTTCACTTCAAATTAAAATGAGTTTGTAGTCATTCTCCAGCCATCTTTGTAACTATCGAAAATTTCTGACACAGAGAATGAGTGGAAATCAACCCATGTTTCATTAGTGGGAGAACCTTTTAGCACTAAATGCTAGCAAAACTCTGCCTGCGGGCCAACTGTGTCTCCATTTCAGCTCCACTGCCCCAATATAAACCCAACACTTGTTACCATCTTCAAATTTCTACATACCATTGAATCTTTACACTCGCTGAAGTCTCATAGCATATACTATTCTACTGTGTGCTTTCTGACTCTTTTGCAACTAAATTTATTAGGCAATACTATGTTTGTCCAGTACAAGGCCTGAAGACTGTCTCCTTTTGGTGGAACATACACCTAAAGTTGCAAGTTTTATGTCGTAGAGCCTAAAAATATCTAGGTCACCAAATTTTTCCGCTTACCATAATCCAATAGGAATACCTTATTAATTGGGCAACGAGTTAAGAATCCGTTCTTAAGAAAATGATGGGGATAATTTCGGCCATCTATTTAACTTCGTTTGACAGGTTTGGCCCATAAGGCCAGCTTCGGTGAGGCCCAAAACCACTTTCATATTTAAAAAAGGAAGATACTTCACTGACCATACCTGGTTAGCTTTGGCTGATCATAACCACTAAGTGGGAGACACGTGTCCCCCTAAGCCAATTAAGCCTTCTACACGCGCTGATCCCGTCGGTGGCGCTGTGCTTCATGACGGGGATGGAGGTGGAGGAAGCAAGCATAGTACTGCTGCGAAGCAGGGTAGTACCACAGAGGAGGATTTGCCGTTGCCGGAGACGTGCCGTTACCGGAGACAAGTAAGGAGATATCTCGATCCACGGTGTAGACTTTGATTGAGAGGCTGGGTGCGGTGGTGGTGACTGGAAACCGGCGATAGGGAGTGGAGAAGGGGTTGAAGATTAACGAGGAGGAGGAATGAGGTTTGGGGATGGTCAGCTTGGTCGGGGTGAGCAGCCGATAGGGAATGgagaagagagaaggagaacaggagaggaagaaggagaacagAAAGAGAGGGGCCCAAAAAAACACGTGTTGGATCATGAGTGACGTCAGGACGGGCTGCCCATGGCTGGTCAGCCAAGTATtgtcctttaaaaaaaaaaaaaaaaattatggaccAAGGAGGCTCGATTCTCAAGCTCATAAGAAAATGAGTAcgtcccttaaaaaaaaaatggtctttctaaatgtaccaaACAAACCCAGCAAGTTTTTTAcacccaataaaaaaataaaatttataattGTACTCATCAACTTTTCCAACAATACCCTTAGcaaaactcacacccagcaAAAATCATACCCAGCAAATCTCACACCCAGCAAAACTTGGATTAtctccgcatcaatttttgatgTTGATTGTTGCAGCAAATCTCACATCCGACTTTGTTTTCGGTTCACCTCCACACTTTCTACACCTGCGTACATCAGTGTATGGTTATTTGTTGACTATATATGTAATTGGAGGGGGtggggggagaagagagagagagagagggagagaccTCTCAATGACGAAACAGCCTTCTTAACTTTTCTTTCACGGCCATCACAATCCATTTTGACTTTGATCTCAACTTTCTGGGAATTAATGGGAAGACAGAATCCATGTTTCAGTAAACAATTCCTCAGAGGATACTATCTACGGCATCTACACCTATTTTATTGATACATATATACAGATAGAGTGGAATTAAAGCAGAGGAAGAGAACTAGCACAAGGATGAAGTGTTTCATTTCATGATTCTACTATTGCCCAATTGGTATGTAATAATCATGATGAGTACCTGCATTGTTTTCCTCTTGGTCCTTGTTCTAGTGGGAGTGCAAAAGTTGGAAAGATAATTAAGAGCACCCATTAAGCAAAGAGTAGAGATGATTGACTGATAAACTCCAACTCTCAGAGATGGTATTTATATGACTAAATTACAAAGAGATTTGTTGGTTATTGGCTAGAATCTTAGAGTCAAATAGAATGCTCCATAAAGCATTGGCTAGAAAACAATGGTTAGAATCTTTAGTCTAATAAAATGCCCACAAAGCATCGGCTAATAAACACTGCTTTTGCTCTGGGTCTAATTTATTATACCTCAGTTTGGTTAGTGGGAATAATTGTAAGTTTGCTTTCTGTAAATTTATTTAGATTATAACCCAATTGTAGTAATGCGGAGATAATCCAAATTTTGTTGGGTGTGAGATTtgctgggtgtgagttttgCTAAGGGTATTGTTGGAAAAGTTGTTAAGTACAAttataaattctatttttttattgaatGTAAAAAACTTGTtgggtctacatagaaatttgctgggtacatttagaaagaccaaaaaaaaaaaaaaagagtacgtCGGGGAAACAGAATGACTGAAGCCTGAAGACTGTGTGAAATTCATCAAGCATCTTAAGGAGCACATCCAGACTAATGTAACATTTTTCACATGCATATTTTGTCTGGATATAATGTTTTTATACTATATAACAGCCGAGGATTTAGTGCTTGATATGTGTCAACGACTAGATTATTTGAAGGTGATTTATTTCAGTATTTGCTCTACAACAATTATTATTCAAGTAGTAGCTAGATTCACGCTTGAGACCTATTTCAATATTGAAAAGACCAATTGTGAAGAAACCTAGTTTGTAGACAATTGTGAAAGGTTACTGTTGAGAGTATAAATCCCATATGGAAAAactgggacattgcctatggatttataagagtttgggtcactccatctaTTGTCAATTAGTTTTGAATGcgaaccccaaattactttatcagttACTCTTTCATTTGGGTAGTAAGGAGTCAGATTAATTGCTAAAAGCCTCATGTTACCATTGTTATTCTACCACTAAAGCAAGACAAATAAATAGCTACATATACTATAGTCCATTTTGAATCGTTCCAAAAGAGTCATCTTCACTACAAGTGTCCAGAAACGAATTGAAATAGCAATATTA
Protein-coding regions in this window:
- the LOC133717319 gene encoding uncharacterized protein LOC133717319, with the translated sequence MGETKGDNPNKQQQQPQQISASPNDPLEEASPLTVVVTGATAPFNIPAPLYVPISGATSSSLPFDQQQFEAVNPKRPRYTSTGQWKLLPSPSSQQKQTPTQTPSPNPKTHPQSHTTTGASSSDTASSPPHSPLPSLSATSGQDTTKTEGEEQNPSLHRSQFRRGKYVSPVWKPHEMLWLAKAWRAVYQSQGSDGSGSSSRTEHHSDITGQPTRAKTRADKDKEVAEFLQKNGINRDAKTAGTKWDNMLGEFRKVYEWERGAEREQIGNKSYFRLSPYERKLHRLPASFDEEVFDELAQFMGSRMRTPPISRTSDSTRTQSLYVTTSTILPQPPSFRDDDLPLSGRARQLMIMSGGGEVPFYPSGRSGSLLGFDHLPPYHHQSSLDYAAGVSSSISSLTKELRRIGKIRMTWEESVSLWAEEGEHHRGRVKIQGGSSFLNADELAFFDDSMVACTMEAFEDGTLRGFSVDRFVSGQQVKVFGRRKPSTPGFTEKTLPFAESSIRSMPPWEFQDPSEYYITCLRVPPPSLPRLSELSSYLLQPPPEELRFPLRKDVYRDLPQGRETFFTASNDSLDCRAITYDIVSPIIRSNYGLSAATSRDSFIGLWDDCINRFVSKFCCVDMVFIRKATSSISITEALQDQWPNVTGFVKNYCLWRGEEIDQVRDSHIHPSKSLAEKLQWTYNDLPYIFGYYSIGDAVTFCALSKGGQDRIIETNLHTIDLSLPSDRLKALVLCYRVAGLLPLLADRCFNINSGTTSTSNGAAASYKFMFGPYSDFERVDLGNGNIVELTPNTVTRFFSNQRKWSAVKEIYDFLDHRIPHAEYIHRSSEKDLALVFKPRGCKFKPRNCDELVEALKYVTKALVALHDLSFMHRDICWDKVMRSTERDNEWLLCGFDEAVGAPQLNPYQVAAAERGEHAPELERALHGVKVDVWGVGHLVRTCGLAGVPKMLRELQNRCLDQNPELRPTAADCYHHLLQLQSSLSVVTAMM